In one Heteronotia binoei isolate CCM8104 ecotype False Entrance Well unplaced genomic scaffold, APGP_CSIRO_Hbin_v1 ptg001202l, whole genome shotgun sequence genomic region, the following are encoded:
- the LOC132590939 gene encoding olfactory receptor 52K1-like gives MAIGSHNGTANTSYAEFLLLPFPGFHEFRYLLAIPFFSLFIIIVIANSVLIHTVRVEASLHSPMYLLIALLFAVNICGTSTIFPQMLLSFMLQASHISLTGCLVQMFFLYFTTVLDCNILLMMALDRYIAICHPLRYTDIMTTRLLMFLTFASLVRSLSIVGPVVILASRVRFCRSNVIHHFACEHMALMKLSCSDISINKKVGMAMRCIDMIVDLSFLLTSYNKIIHTALKASSSNVRHKAFHTCGTHLIVIFIGYSSRLSSSIVFRVAKSASEDVHNLISAIYLLFPWAANPIIYGVRTKEIRDSLLKLFKRKWSPLAKHL, from the coding sequence CTTTCCAGGCTTCCATGAATTCAGATATCTCCTCGCCATCCCTTTCTTctctttatttattattattgtcatTGCCAACTCTGTCCTGATCCACACTGTGAGGGTCGAAGCGAGTCTCCACTCGCCAATGTATCTGCTCATAGCTCTACTCTTTGCAGTCAACATTTGTGGGACTTCAACCATCTTTCCCCAAATGCTCCTGAGTTTCATGCTCCAGGCCAGCCACATCTCCTTGACCGGCTGCCTGGTGCAAATGTTCTTCCTCTACTTCACGACTGTCCTAGACTGCAACATTCTACTGATGATGGCGCTTGATAGGTACATTGCCATTTGCCACCCACTGCGCTACACAGACATAATGACCACCAGACTTCTGATGTTTCTAACTTTTGCTTCCTTGGTTCGGAGTCTCTCTATTGTTGGCCCCGTGGTGATCTTGGCTTCGCGGGTGCGGTTCTGCCGTTCCAATGTCATCCACCATTTTGCCTGTGAGCACATGGCTCTCATGAAACTGTCTTGCAGTGACATCTCAATCAACAAGAAGGTGGGGATGGCTATGAGATGCATTGACATGATCGTGGATCTTAGCTTCCTTCTCACTTCCTACAACAAAATTATCCACACAGCCTTGAAGGCCTCATCCAGCAATGTCCGGCACAAAGCCTTCCACACCTGCGGCACCCACCTGATTGTCATCTTCATTGGCTACTCCTCCCGTCTCTCCTCCTCCATCGTCTTCCGTGTAGCCAAATCTGCCTCAGAAGACGTCCACAACCTGATTAGCGCAATATACCTGTTGTTCCCATGGGCCGCCAACCCTATTATCTACGGCGTGAGGACCAAAGAAATCAGGGATAGTCTCTTGAAACTCTTCAAGAGAAAATGGTCTCCCCTTGCAAAACATCTGTGA